The nucleotide sequence AGTTGTTTCAATTACTTCATCATGTGTAAGTGGTTGATCTAAGATACCTGCTGCCATATTGGAAATACAAGATATTCCGAGAACTTCCATGCCAGAGTGGCGAGCTATAATGACTTCAGGTACTGTTGACATCCCCACTGCGTCACCACCGATTTTGCGAATCATTCGTACTTCTGCAGGTGTTTCGTATACAGGACCGCTATTGGCAACATAGACGCCTTCTTGAATCGTTAAGCTTAACTTCTTTGCAACACCTTTCGCTAGCTGACGAAGCTGCTTTGAATAGCTTTCGGACATATCAGGAAAACGCACGCCAAGCTCATTGTTATTCGGCCCGATAAGTGGATTGCCATTCATATTATTAATGTGATCGGAAATCAGCATTAAATCACCAGCTGAGAAGCTCTCATTTACGCCACCAGCAGCATTTGTAACGATTAATTTTTCAACACCTAATTCCCTCATAACACGGACAGGAAAAGTAACCTTCGCCATCTCATAGCCTTCATAATAATGAAAACGGCCTTTCATTGCGATCACACTTTTCCCTTGTAATTTCCCAACTACAAGCTGACCAGCGTGACCTTCAACTGTTGAGACAGGGAAATTCGGAATGTTGCGGTAATCAATCGTTTCTGGGTTTTCAATCTCATCAGCAAGAACGCCAAGACCAGATCCAAGAATTAAGCCAATTTTCGGTTCTACAGAAATGTGTTTGTTAATATAATCTGCTGCTTCTTTAATCATCTCAAGCATCCGTATTCGCTCCTGTCATTAGTGAATTTCTTTCAAAAAGCTTGCGCCGTGCTTTGGCATCTTAATACCAAAATTATCTGCTACTGTTGCACCGATATCTGCGAAAGTATTTCGTACTGGTAGTTCTTTTCCTTCTGAAATTCCTTTATGATACACAATTAACGGAACGTATTCACGTGTATGATCTGTACCATGATGAACAGGGTCATTTCCGTGATCAGCCGTAATGATCAGTAAATCTTCTTCTCCCATTGCCTCAAGTACTTCAGGCAAACGAGCATCGTACGCTTCGAGTGCTTCCCCGTACCCTTGTGGATCACGACGATGCCCATATTTCGCATCAAAATCAACAAGGTTCAAGAAACTCATACCTGTAAAATCCTTGCCTAATGATGCATTTAATTTATCCATTCCATCCATATTGGAAGTCGTGCGGACGGCTTCTGTTACGCCTTCCCCATCATAAATATCAGAGATTTTGCCTAGTGCAATGACATCGAGACCAGCATCTTTCATTTCATTCATCACTGTGCGGCCAAATGGTTTTAAGGCGTAATCATGGCGGTTTGACGTTCTTTCAAATGCACCCGGCTTTCCAACAAATGGGCGGGCAATAACACGACCTACCATATACTTTTCATCAAGTGTAAGCTGTCGAGCAATCTCACAAATATTATAGAGCTCTTCAAGTGGTACAACTTCTTCATGAGCGGCAATTTGCAACACCGAATCAGCTGAAGTATAGACGATTAGTGCCCCAGTTTTGATATGCTCTTCGCCAAGCTCAACAAGAATTTCGGTACCAGAAGCAGGCTTATTCCCAATAATCTTTCGGCCTGTCCGTTCCTCAAGCTCGTTGATTAATTCAGCTGGAAAGCCATCAGGGAATGTACGAAAAGGCTGCTCAATGTTTAAGCCCATAATCTCCCAATGGCCTGTCATTGTATCTTTTCCGTTCGATGCTTCTTGCATTTTTGTATAATGAGCAAGTGGTTTGTCTGCTGGTTCAATTCCTTTAATATGGCGAATATTGCTCAGACCAAGGTTCCCCATATTTGGCATTGTTAGTCCGTTCATATGCTCAGCAATATGGCCGAGTGTATCTGATCCTTGATCATTAAAAGCCGCTGCATCAGGTGCTTCACCGATACCGACTGAATCCATAACAACTAAAAAAATCCGTTTAAATTTCACGTTCTTTCCCTCCAGTCAATTTCCACCATGAAAATTTACTATTTTTAGCTATACCCTGAATAAAACCCTTTCACACATCTAGTATAATACAGATGTAAGAGGTCTGACATCTTTAATTTCAAATTTTCTATGAAAACATTTTCCGCACGTTAAAACTCTAGCAAACTTGCATTTTAAGCGCGTGGATGAAATGATTTGTAGATATCTTTTAAGCGTGTTTTCGTTACATGAGTATAGATTTGGGTTGTTGAAATATCTGCATGACCAAGCATTTCTTGAACCGCTCTAAGGTCTGCCCCATTTTCAAGTAAATGAGTCGCAAATGAATGACGCAATGTATGCGGGGTTAGTTCCTTTTCAATCCCTGCTTCACGGGTAAGCTTCTTTAAAATTTTCCAAAAACCTTGTCGTGTCAACCGACGGCCATGATTATTCAAAAACAAAGCATCATTTTGTTCTCGCTTTAATAAGTTCGAACGACCGCGTTGCAAATATGTATCAAGAGCCTTGGAAGCCATCCGACCTACTGGAATAATCCGCTCCTTGCTTCCTTTTCCTAAACAGCGAACGAACCCCATTGTTAAATGAACGTCCCCAATATCTAAAGAAACTAGCTCACTAACGCGCATGCCTGTTGCGTAAAGCAGTTCAATCATCGCCTGATCACGCAATGCAAAAGGAGTTGTCCCTTTAGGAGCTGATAAAAGCGCTTCCACTTCATTAGAAGAGAGCACCTTTGGCAGCTTTCGTTCTGCCTGAGGTGTATCAAGATGTATGGACGGGTCGTTTTCTGTTCGTTTTTCCCGTAATAAAAATTGATGAAAAGCTCGAATAGAAGCAAGGTTTCGTGCAAGCGTCGAACTAGCCCGTCCTTTTTCCTTCTGATGACCGAGGAACTGGACAATATGTAATCGCTTTACATCATTGAAGGAAACGAGGCATTCGACTTTCGTTAAATACATCATGTATTGTTTCAAATCACGTTCATAAGCAGTTGATGTATTTTTTGATAAACCACGCTCTACTATTAAATAATGAATAAAGTCCTTCACTTCATATTCCATATCCACCTTGAAGCACCCCCCTTTTATTCTCCGTGTTCATAGAAGAACAATAACCGCTCAATGACAGGATAAGCGTCATCAAAATTACTTGAGACCTTTACAGCATTGCCTTGCGGTTCATCATAGCGATGATAATTTTGATACTCTTCATTTACCCACATCATTCCGATATAGAAAAGAATGGTACAGCCTGTGAAGATGATAAATACTTTGAGCGCATGAAAAAACATCTTCATTCCAGTTAACACAGTCATTCCTCCGTTTGTACAAGCATTATTACAAGCATATGCCCATACAAACGAAAAATATACATAAAGCTTCAATAGTTACGTTAGCCGATTTATGACCTTTTGTAAATAAAAAAACCTTCTCCTCTTAGTTAGGAAAAGGCCTGACTCATCAATCTTTACCTTCTGAATGACAACGATGACAAATGCCGTGAAAGGTAAGACGGTGATCTTTAATTTTAAAATTCCAATCCCGTTCTACAACCTTCTCAACATCACCGAGTAAGTCTTCTTGAATTTCATCAACCGCTCCACACTCAATACAAACTAAGTGATGGTGAAAGTGGTCGGCTCCTTCTTTACGAAGGTCATAGCGCGATACGCCATCACCAAAATTTATTTTATCAACAATTTTTAATTCTGTTAACAATTCTAATGTTCGGTAGACAGTTGCCAACCCAATCTCGGGGGATTTTTCTTTCACGAGGAGGTAGACATCTTCGGCGCTTAAGTGGTCTTCTTCATTTTCTAGAAGCACACGAACGGTTGCCTCGCGCTGCGGTGTTAACTTATAACTTTGAGAGTGTAATTGTTTCTTAATTCGTTCAACCCGACTTTCCATAACTGTTCCCTCCCTCGCATTACATCATTATTATAAGCAGTTGGATAAAAAGTGTCAAATTGTAATAATTCTAAATTAGTGAATGTAACTTCTATTATATAATAAATGGTCTAATTGAGAAAAGGGCACAAACAAAAACACCGTAAATCATCACGGTGTGTAAATCATTTTAATGACTGTTTTCATCATGGCAGGAGAGGCATATGCTTCAAAAGCCGAAACACCAGCAATAATAATAAAGGCTCCAACAACGAGAAAGGTATACCTTGTTAGATGAGGAAGAATCGGCTCATGTGTCCTAGCAAGAAATTGCTGTCGAATCATTTTTAAGGAAAAGTGCACGGCCGCTGATGAGGTAATAATAAAGACAGGAATCAATATCATATTTTGCGGCAATACCGAAACCATCGACAGCAAA is from Bacillus tianshenii and encodes:
- a CDS encoding purine-nucleoside phosphorylase produces the protein MLEMIKEAADYINKHISVEPKIGLILGSGLGVLADEIENPETIDYRNIPNFPVSTVEGHAGQLVVGKLQGKSVIAMKGRFHYYEGYEMAKVTFPVRVMRELGVEKLIVTNAAGGVNESFSAGDLMLISDHINNMNGNPLIGPNNNELGVRFPDMSESYSKQLRQLAKGVAKKLSLTIQEGVYVANSGPVYETPAEVRMIRKIGGDAVGMSTVPEVIIARHSGMEVLGISCISNMAAGILDQPLTHDEVIETTERVRASFLAFVKEIVNEMN
- the deoB gene encoding phosphopentomutase, yielding MDSVGIGEAPDAAAFNDQGSDTLGHIAEHMNGLTMPNMGNLGLSNIRHIKGIEPADKPLAHYTKMQEASNGKDTMTGHWEIMGLNIEQPFRTFPDGFPAELINELEERTGRKIIGNKPASGTEILVELGEEHIKTGALIVYTSADSVLQIAAHEEVVPLEELYNICEIARQLTLDEKYMVGRVIARPFVGKPGAFERTSNRHDYALKPFGRTVMNEMKDAGLDVIALGKISDIYDGEGVTEAVRTTSNMDGMDKLNASLGKDFTGMSFLNLVDFDAKYGHRRDPQGYGEALEAYDARLPEVLEAMGEEDLLIITADHGNDPVHHGTDHTREYVPLIVYHKGISEGKELPVRNTFADIGATVADNFGIKMPKHGASFLKEIH
- the xerD gene encoding site-specific tyrosine recombinase XerD, which produces MEYEVKDFIHYLIVERGLSKNTSTAYERDLKQYMMYLTKVECLVSFNDVKRLHIVQFLGHQKEKGRASSTLARNLASIRAFHQFLLREKRTENDPSIHLDTPQAERKLPKVLSSNEVEALLSAPKGTTPFALRDQAMIELLYATGMRVSELVSLDIGDVHLTMGFVRCLGKGSKERIIPVGRMASKALDTYLQRGRSNLLKREQNDALFLNNHGRRLTRQGFWKILKKLTREAGIEKELTPHTLRHSFATHLLENGADLRAVQEMLGHADISTTQIYTHVTKTRLKDIYKSFHPRA
- a CDS encoding YqzK family protein translates to MLTGMKMFFHALKVFIIFTGCTILFYIGMMWVNEEYQNYHRYDEPQGNAVKVSSNFDDAYPVIERLLFFYEHGE
- a CDS encoding Fur family transcriptional regulator, with translation MESRVERIKKQLHSQSYKLTPQREATVRVLLENEEDHLSAEDVYLLVKEKSPEIGLATVYRTLELLTELKIVDKINFGDGVSRYDLRKEGADHFHHHLVCIECGAVDEIQEDLLGDVEKVVERDWNFKIKDHRLTFHGICHRCHSEGKD